The following are encoded in a window of Narcine bancroftii isolate sNarBan1 chromosome 2, sNarBan1.hap1, whole genome shotgun sequence genomic DNA:
- the LOC138752218 gene encoding snaclec coagulation factor IX/factor X-binding protein subunit A-like: protein MVLDGGEGFARVVLGCVHDLLQGFTLGWGGGYHLIKEQRSWPEARDYCRNRYTDLACLLSRKEWEAVARLVIGGTWLWIGLYGNDWSTAGWRWTTGEGFSDANWVPWKAQQVSTTVPSCVYIDSDRWVDTQCEIPLPFICYTDMPTTKSTPMSKIPLLSCNGAEHVILHKTFSRGLCSWHRFPFDPLTTRSKPPTRSGRLQCPRPFGSPFLSSMPSRAPIPDSGSHEPVP, encoded by the exons atggttctcgatggtggggagggttttgcccgggttgtcctgggctgcgtccacgaccttttgcagggctttacgctcggg tggggggggggctaTCACCTGATCAAAGAGCAGAGGAGTTGGCCAGAGGCGCGGGACTACTGTCGAAACAGGTACACAGACCTTGCCTGCCTGCTGAGCCGCAAGGAGTGGGAGGCTGTGGCTCGCCTCGTGATTGGAGGCACGTGGCTGTGGATTGGACTATATGGCAACGACTGGTCCACGGCTGGGTGGAGGTGGACGACGGGAGAGGGGTTCAGTGATGCCAACTGGGTGCCTTGGAAGGCCCAACAAGTCAGCACCACCGTTCCCAGCTGCGTGTACATTGACAGTGATCGATGGGTCGACACTCAGTGCGAGATTCCACTGCCCTTCATCTGTTACACAGATATGCCAACTACCAAAAGTACGCCAATGAGCAAGATCCCCTTATTATCGTGTAATggtgcagaacatgtaatattacacaaaacgtTCTCCCGTGGTCTCTGCAGCTGGCACAGATTCCCATTTGATCCGTTGACCaccagatccaagcctccgacacgatcaggaaggcttcagtgcccgaggccctttgggagccccttCTTATCCTCTATGCCCTCCCGAGCCCCAATTCCAgactctggttcccatgagccggtcCCCTGA